The following proteins come from a genomic window of Metarhizium brunneum chromosome 2, complete sequence:
- the RMR2 gene encoding Receptor y region, transmembrane domain- and RING domain-containing protein 2 — MDPQPAAIPTTICSAADAAPSASNVGTGPCLSVTPSPSSKPPVLVLNLLVFHPHFAADVDTGRKPRCTTNVASLDLSPDDYDRSPSPIVDASTHPSICPLPIARQSGCSDLRRQPLEPAFARYVFWRRRGGNHPPNLRMTMADCLAAGLYGGSWLTLLAMFFAMSAVSAQGDITVVTSAQKDVPDWANPSALNMAITLQPGGKPSSSMYTVIPLTASVGLNGTGVIRGTINIMGHLKAANVSSYNDLSGGDTIAFLSCDKPASDGFIDPDKMLSRLMKASLKAIILYTIDQNICLISNEGTLPYTSILSMADSGEAGGVLSYLNGTQPVASADAQISGKAGQPSPNSGSGDGGGSNSAVAMSILYSITGIITLLFLVIIATGAIRAHRYPERYGPRGGLGGRPRQSRAKGLARAVLDTIPIVKFGNQEPAKPDPELELDGAMTDGHETTSHRAVTNTGESEPPEAKTAAAAAAALADKKDKSGQSSSEQTSKAPDAASAHAENEEGDEHIGCSICTEDFTVGEDVRVLPCNHQFHPHCVDPWLVNVSGTCPLCRLDLRPGQQGPNDQSSFNPEENLAPPLVLEGDDGDSSHATHSNRLSRLLDVNRLRQAGVEERIAALRQMRAHSANHGTREPETVEDRPQASRLTDKLKDKFLVFAIYADSYIFVFASAMLQHSIGLNASFKTCDSAILICLVCYVTTKFIYLFLVEKAHIIRGTPKKRIGSRLYMFNSLGMIAVYLAVVILNFVFRIAKLQDGECIIGMKSFAMIPLISFDAVVNVYLTIIFLIPLRNLYSYKNMPRTHTNMRLRTIAFKTFCGAVCTLLSSIVNLCALMSLDGEPGWVCLVSCNCDIIFSAAVIQWVTSKDNMGTSTASSTNGVINGREALGHESIRVLAPYAADFSTVSSPVDPSLVASARCSTQADMHAANATSAGGVIITTTIERETKLGGGSKSQGSPVGIPMGRGYQECYAGEDGCATFQDDPQGAYGSRVNITAG; from the exons ATGGACCCGCAACCGGCGGCCATCCCCACCACCATTTGCTCGGCGGCCGACGCCGCCCCAAGTGCATCCAACGTGGGCACTGGGCCATGTCTCAGCGTGACCCCGTCTCCGTCATCAAAACCACCAGTACTAGTGCTTAACCTATTGGTTTTTCACCCTCATTTCGCTGCCGACGTCGACACCGGCCGTAAACCACGTTGCACAACCAATGTCGCTTCGCTCGACTTGAGCCCCGATGACTACGACCGGTCGCCCTCGCCGATTGTCGATGCGAGCACCCATCCGTCCATCTGCCCGTTGCCCATCGCCCGACAGTCCGGCTGTTCCGACCTTCGACGCCAGCCTCTTGAACCTGCATTTGCCCGTTACGTTttctggcggcgacgaggtggAAATCACCCACCAAACCTACGAATGACCATGGCCGACTGCTTGGCTGCCGGCCTTTATGGCGGTTCTTGGTTGACGCTGCTCGCCATGTTTTTTGCCATGTCGGCGGTTTCTGCGCAGGGTGACATCACCGTCGTTACCTCCGCTCAGAAGGATGTCCCAGATTGGGCGAACCCGAGCGCCCTGAATATGGCCATCACGCTCCAGCCTGGGGGGAAGCCTTCATCGTCGATGTACACTGTGATTCCCTTGACGGCGAGCGTGGGGCTCAATGGAACTGGTGTGATCCGTGGG ACTATCAATATCATGGGCCACCTCAAGGCAGCCAATGTTTCTTCCTACAACGACTTGTCCGGCGGTGACACCATCGCCTTCTTATCCTGCGACAAGCCTGCTTCAGACGGTTTCATTGATCCCGATAAGATGCTCAGCAGACTTATGAAGGCGTCTTTAAAGGCAATCATCCTCTATACCATTGATCAAAACATTTGTCTCATCTCAAACGAGGGCACTCTGCCCTATACAAGcatcttgtccatggccGACTCTGGCGAGGCGGGAGGAGTCTTGTCGTATTTGAACGGTACGCAGCCTGTAGCGAGTGCTGATGCCCAGATATCTGGCAAGGCCGGGCAGCCAAGTCCCAACTCTGGATCAGGCGATGGCGGGGGAAGCAATTCGGCAGTCGCTATGAGCATTTTGTATAGCATCACTGGCATCATCACCTTGCTATTCTTGGTCATCATCGCCACGGGTGCCATACGTGCGCATCGATATCCTGAAAGATACGGGCCGCGCGGAGGACTTGGTGGACGCCCTCGTCAAAGCAGGGCAAAAGGCTTGGCTCGTGCTGTGCTGGACACAATTCCGATTGTCAAATTCGGGAACCAAGAACCTGCAAAGCCTGATCCAGAACTTGAGCTTGACGGTGCTATGACAGATGGACATGAAACGACATCTCACAGAGCCGTGACCAATACCGGGGAGAGCGAGCCGCCGGAAGCCAagactgctgctgccgccgccgccgccctcgcggATAAGAAAGATAAAAGTGGGCAATCCTCGTCGGAGCAGACTTCAAAAGCTCCTGACGCAGCTTCTGCTCATGCTGAAAATGAAGAAGGGGACGAGCACATTGGTTGCTCTATCTGCACAGAAGACTTTACGGTTGGCGAGGATGTGCGAGTATTGCCTTGCAACCATCAGTTCCACCCCCATTGTGTTGATCCCTGGCTTGTCAACGTTTCTGGAACGTGTCCCCTGTG CCGTTTGGATCTTCGCCCTGGCCAGCAGGGTCCCAACGACCAGTCCTCGTTTAACCCAGAAGAAAATCTGGCGCCTCCCTTGGTTTTGGAAGGAGACGATGGCGACAGCTCTCATGCAACTCACAGTAATCGACTCAGTCGGCTGTTGGATGTTAATAGATTACGGCAGGCCGGTGTGGAGGAGCGGATAGCTGCCCTTCGACAGATGCGAGCCCACTCTGCAAACCACGGAACTCGAGAGCCGGAGACTGTGGAGGACAGACCACAAGCTTCTCGGTTGAcggacaagctcaaggacaaATTCC TGGTGTTTGCCATTTACGCGGATTCGTacatctttgtctttgcGTCGGCCATGCTGCAGCACTCCATCGGCTTGAATGCTAGCTTTAAAACCTGCGACAGCGCCATCTTGATCTGCCTCGTTTGTTATGTTACTACCAAG TTTATATACCTCTTTCTGGTTGAAAAGGCG CACATCATTCGCGGCacgccaaagaagagaaTTGGCTCGAGATTGTACATGTTCAACTCTCTAGGTATGATTGCGGTGTATCTGGCAGTCGTAATTCTCAACTTTGTATT TCGGATAGCCAAACTGCAGGATGGGGAATGCATCATCGGCATGAAGAGCTTTGCCATGATTCCACTCATTTCCTTCGACGCTGTTGTAAATGTATACCTGACAATCATTTTCCTCATTCCGCTCCGCA ACCTCTACTCATACAAGAACATGCCTCGCACGCACACAAATATGCGACTTCGAACTATTGCTTTCAAAACATTTTGTGGAGCAGTTTGCACGCTGCTAAGCAGCATAGT AAACCTGTGTGCGTTAATGTCACTTGATGGTGAGCCAGGATGGGTGTGTCTGGTGAGCTGCAATTGCGACA TTATTTTTTCCGCTGCTGTCATCCAATGGGTCACATCCAAGGACAACATGGGtacctcgacggcctcgtcaacaaACGGCGTGATCAATGGGAGAGAAGCCCTAGGTCACGAATCAATCAGGGTACTCGCTCCATACGCAGCGGATTTCTCGACAGTGTCAAGTCCTGTTGACCCCTCCTTGGTAGCTTCAGCCCGATGCTCAACGCAGGCCGACATGCACGCGGCCAATGCCACAAGCGCCGGTGGCGTAATCATCACAACCACCATCGAACGGGAGACcaagctcggcggcggcagcaagtcCCAAGGGAGCCCAGTGGGTATCCCAATGGGCCGCGGATACCAGGAATGCTATGCGGGAGAGGATGGCTGTGCAACTTTCCAAGATGACCCCCAAGGAGCATACGGCTCTAGAGTGAACATCACCGCGGGCTAG
- the asl1_0 gene encoding Alkali-sensitive linkage protein 1: MYTNKISALLGAIAAIEQASALSLHRHGHKLQKKQDVVDWVTVFTTVYVTEGAPAPEPTVQTNDGIVTSQHVVVTPTPKIDAPANFQALLSSSAPAPAPSPTSLVTQVKPAPSSVSQVKPAPSSGSGDGSGSSTGAPFSGKRGLAYNDPNLANLFGKECKSGACGWAYNWGDSPGSLDNSYSYIPMLWGNKMDFFDRWGTSCSKANGAKAVFSFNEPDNVGQADMSAADAATNHVKYMNPCDGKALVGAPAITNSNVPGEGRDWLKQFVSECETKGCKYDFCNVHWYSPAAQLDQFFEHIEEAHVICGKKPIFVTEFAPTGSDSEIDDFMTKAIPKLDSLDYVYGYSYFMIQPNSLLSSATSLSSVGKIFASA, encoded by the coding sequence ATGTACACCAACAAGATTTCTGCCTTGCTTGgtgccatcgccgccatcgaGCAGGCATCCGCCCTTAGCTTGCACCGACATGGGCACAAGCTGCAGAAGAAGCAGGATGTCGTCGACTGGGTCACCGTTTTCACGACTGTCTATGTAACCGAGGGAGCTCCTGCTCCTGAGCCTACCGTCCAGACCAACGACGGCATTGTCACCTCCCAGCACGTCGTCGTTACTCCCACGCCCAAGATCGACGCTCCTGCCAACTTCCAGGCTCTTCTCTCCAGCTCTGCTCCGGCGCCGGCTCCCTCTCCCACCAGCTTGGTCACTCAGGTTAAGCCTGCCCCCAGCTCCGTCTCCCAGGTTAAACCTGCCCCCAGCTCGGGCAGCGGCGATGGCTCTGGTTCCAGCACGGGAGCCCCTTTCTCTGGCAAGCGTGGTCTTGCTTATAACGACCCTAACCTTGCCAACCTTTTCGGAAAGGAGTGCAAGTCTGGAGCTTGCGGTTGGGCTTACAACTGGGGCGACTCTCCTGGATCCCTGGACAACTCCTACAGCTACATTCCTATGCTCTGGGGTAACAAGATGGACTTTTTTGATCGCTGGGGCACTTCTTGCAGCAAGGCCAACGGTGCCAAGGCTGTCTTCTCTTTCAACGAACCCGACAACGTAGGCCAGGCCGACATGTCTGCTGCCGACGCTGCCACCAACCACGTAAAGTACATGAATCCTTGCGATGGCAAGGCTCTTGTTGGCGCTCCGGCCATCACCAATAGCAACGTACCGGGAGAGGGTAGAGATTGGCTCAAGCAATTTGTCTCTGAGTGCGAGACCAAGGGTTGCAAATACGACTTCTGCAACGTTCACTGGTACTCCCCGGCTGCGCAACTCGACCAGTTCTTCGAACACATCGAAGAAGCCCATGTAATTTGCGGCAAAAAGCCCATCTTCGTGACCGAGTTTGCTCCCACCGGCTCCGACTCCGAGATTGATGACTTCATGACGAAGGCCATCCCCAAGCTCGATTCTCTCGACTACGTCTACGGCTACTCGTACTTCATGATCCAGCCCAATAGCTTGCTGTCATCAGCCACGTCTCTCAGCTCCGTCGGCAAGATCTTCGCCTCAGCTTAg
- the alp11 gene encoding Cell polarity protein alp11, whose product MADVPLRVISENSASERRITPSWSITTLKAKLEPITGIPPSAQKLSLKASGGSDAIHIEAADEDNTRLSSFPLAPYAELHVGDTRPPGARPNYTDTSGVDKYEMPEEEYEKKTDSVLAWKKAQKLGRFDPNAPSHEQARLEALEQEVRQRGIKVGKRCRIGGEDTRRGVVKYVGEVKEIPNGIGQWVGVQLDEPVGKNDGSIGGCRYWGEPSTMKHGVFVRPERVEVGEFPPMDDLEDMEEI is encoded by the exons aTGGCCGATGTACCGCTGCGGGTAATTTCAGAGAACTCAGCTTCCGAACGGCGCATCACGCCATCGTGGTCCATCACCACGCTCAAAGCAAAACTCGAGCCCATCACAGGCATACCCCCCTCCGCGCAGAAGCTCAGTCTCAAAGCTTCAGGAGGGTCGGATGCCATCCACATTGAAGCGGCAGATGAGGACAACACCCGGTTGTCCAGCTTTCCCCTGGCGCCTTACGCCGAGCTGCAC GTGGGGGATACCCGACCACCCGGCGCAAGGCCCAATTACACCGACACATCTGGGGTCGATAAGTACGAGATGCCCGAGGAAGAGTACGAAAAGAAGACGGACTCGGTATTGGCATGGAAAAAAGCCCAGAAACTTGGTCGTTTCGATCCAAACGCCCCAAGCCACGAGCAAGCCAGACTGGAGGCTTTGGAACAAGAGGTACGCCAGCGTGGCATTAAGGTCGGTAAGAGGTGCCGTATCGGCGGTGAGGACACTAGGCGCGGAGTAGTCAAGTATGTGGGAGAGGTGAAGGAGATCCCGAACGGCATCGGGCAATGGGTGGGTGTCCAGTTAGATGAACCGGTGGGCAAGAATGACGGCAGCATTGGCGGCTGTCGGTATTGGGGAGAACCATCAACAATGAAGCATGGCGTGTTTGTGCGTCCAGAGCGAGTAGAGGTTGGGGAGTTTCCGCCTATGGATGATctcgaggacatggaggagaTTTAG